The sequence GTGCGGTTAGCCCGGGGCTGGTCTGAAGACCTCGCCGGCTCCTTGTCTCTGCAGAAGAACCAGCTCTGGGAGCCTCTCCCAGCGGCAGGGGCGCCCCACTTCCCAGGTGCAGGGCCGGGCAGCCAGCAGCAGTCCTTCCCCACGCCTGGCAGGGTTGGCCCTGGACAAGATGCCCCTGGGGAAGGGGATTACGGACGTCACCTTGGCCGTGGGGTATGGTGGCAGTTGCTGAGCCCTGGTAGAAACAAGGTCGTTGAGGGTGACCCTCTCCCTCCGTGTGGCTCAGGCACTCAGCCGCTGGTCACTGGGGgctccccaggccctgccttcTCACTCCCAGTTGGCTCGTGCTTGTTTGCCACTTCTGCGTTTCTGCTTGCTGCTGTTCTGGAGTTTTTCCTCCTGGCATCGCCTTTTGGAAGCAAGTCCAGGGGCACTTAGCTTTAGATGAGAAGTGTGGATTCCTCTTCCTCGAAAACAGCGTTCCCAGCCATTTTCCTGCCTTGGCATCTGAGGGCCCGGGCACCGGCCATGGCCGTAGGGCCCAGTGCCAGCGATTCTCAGCTGGTGCCCTTGGGAAAGGTGGCAGCATGAGCTGTGTTGAGGGGCCTTCAGGATGTGGCAATGACACTAGCTGTCGCTGACCTAGACGTAGTCTGAGCCGCACACTGGGTGCTCAGGGTGGATACCCTCAGTCACTCTCAGAACGGCACTTCCTCTGTTTCATCGGTCCGTGCGGAGGCTGCGCTGCCTGACCGGCAAGTGCAGAGCTGGCTGTCACTCTCAGGCAGCCTGACTCCCGACCTGCACCTCTCTGCCGCGCCCCGCCTCTCTGGTCGCTCTGCACTGCCACCTGGAAGGCACAAGCCCCGCGGGGCCGTCTCCATCAGACCTTGCTCTGCAGGAGCCGCAGTGCCCGGTGGTGCGCTGTGTGACGCCCCATCACATGGTAACCTGCAGCCGATTCCACTTGTTGCTGTTAATAGGGAGCATCTCAGCATCAGATGACAGTGGTGTTTGAACTGGCCTTTGCCTCCTTGTCCTCTGCCTCCAGGCCTTCGATGTGGTGGAGAGGAGCTTCCTGGAGTCCATCGATGACGCATTGGCAGAGAAGGCGAGCCTCCAGTCCCAGCTGCCTGAGGTAACGTCCCCAGCCTGTGCCCCAGGAGAAGCAGATCAAGGTCCAGCTTTGCTAGGAGCAAGGACTCATCTGCCATGGCCCTCCCAGGCCATTGCTACAACTGGGCCAGAGCAGCAGGCTTTAGGGGACAGTTTCTGATGGGATGCGGGTGGCAACGGGTCTGCCCTCCTAGGGCCCTCCTTGGCTGGCTTCGAGCAGCCATACTCTTGAGACTCCACTTGGGGTGGGCATAGGGTGTGAGAGAAGCTCCTTCCAGGTCGGTCCTCGGCCTGAATCTGTCCAGGCCTCGTCACCTGCCTGCTCACAGCATGTGCAGGTGCCTTCAGGGCCGATGGGACGGGTTAGGTCACGCCTGGCTCTCCTGAAAGAAGCCTGCCCTGGAGCTGCAGCCAGCTTCCTTCCGGCCGGGCCTCAGAGGCTCTGTCTCTAAGGGAGGGGAGGTTGGTGAGGTGCTCTCCAAGGCCCTGGCCTGCTCTGACCGCCGATGATGGCTTCTAGGGCGCCCCTCAGCACCAGCTGCCTCCTCAGTATCAGAAGATCCTCGAAAGACTCAGGGCATTGGAGAAGGAGATTTCGGGAGGAGCCATGGCCGTGGTGGCGGTCCTTCTCAACAACAGGCTCTATGTCGCCAATGTCGGTGAGCCACCTGCCTGTCCCAAGGCGGGAGAGCAGGGGAGAAGGTCAGCCCCGGGATCCGTGTGTCCTTTGGGCGGTCTGCTTCCCAGACACGGAAGACCTCCACCTCGAGTGTCCTGAGACCACTAAGTGTTTCCCGTTAACTCCATAGGACGTCTCAGTCCCAGCCCGGGGCATTTGAAGTACCTGCTGAGAGGCTGGTGTCCCGGCTTGAGTCCCCCTTGTGCCCCTAACTGGCTTGTGGCCTTGGGGAATTGTGTCCCCTCTATGGGCTACCTCGGTGGCTTCCTTGTCTGGAAGCGGTCGCCCAGCTGTGGAAGACCCACTTGGCGTGAAGGGCGGCCAGGTGGGCTGGGTGTGGCTGGAGGGCGAGAGGTCACAGGGATGTTTGGATTTGTAGGTGAAGAAGGGCCATGTGGGAGCCTGAGGAGGCGGTGCCCTCAGGGTACGGTTTACTGCAGGGGCTCTGGAGAGGCCCCACTGATACGgcccctcttctcttcctcctttccttaagatttcattatggaaaaaattcaaaactgtCATAAACAGCAGAGTGCAGAGCATTTAATGAACTGCTGTGTGCCCAGCCCCCAGCGCCAGCATCCCTTCCCCGGCCAGCCTCACTTCACCTACAGCCCTCTGTCCCCGCGTTGTTGTTAAGCAAACCCAGACATTGTGTCGTGCTATCTATAAATATTGCAGTGTGGCTCCTTAGAGAAAAGGTCTCTTATTAAAATCCTAATCGTAATTGTCCTCAGATGTCACTGGAAAAGTTTAACCTAATTCCTCAATATTATCACCTCTCCCTGACTGGTGACTGGCTCCAGTGGTCTGAGCCtattttctttgctcatttcAAGGATTTCCGTGTGTGAGATGCTTGCCTTTGCTCTCTTTTCTCAACGTGTCCTGTTCTTCGCTGTGCTCTCGGTCTTTGCTCAGCTGCTGAAATTCTTCTGCAGGGACGAACCGTGCACTTTTATGCAAATCCACGGTGGATGGTCTTCAGGTGACACAGTTGAACGTGGACCACACCACTGAGAATGAGGATGAGCTCTTCCGGCTCTCACAGCTCGGTGAGTGGGGGGCGGGCCTGGGGCTCACCCTGTGCCTTCTGTTGGCCACGTAGAGAGAGGCATGAAGTGGCCAGGCTGTGACCTTGGGCTTGGGACCAGCCTGCCTGGggttgaatcccagctctgacacttacTAGTTGGTGATTTTGGAACCTACTCAAGTtttccgtgcctcagtttccccttctgtgtaATGAGGATAATGGTAACACTTACCTCAGGGTGTTGTGAGGATTGCAAGAGTTATTACATGTGAAATGCTGCCAGGAGCCTCTGGTATGCACTGTTATTGGTGGAGACTGAGAGGCCAAAGAAGTCCTGGGGCTCCAGCTGCCGCCGTGGCCACCCGCTCCCTTCCCTGAGAGCCCAGGCTGCAGAGCGAGCTGAGCTGGGCGGTGCTGGCTCTGCTGTCCCGCAGGGGAGGAGTCTGAGCCACGGCTGTTCTGatggggctggggatgggggctGAGGACACTGGGGGACTTCGGGCTAACTGCCCTCCAGCGTGCCTCCTGTGATTTCACTTCCTGTTCAGTGCCTTGTTTTTGTGGATGTGTCTGTCTTCCCttcttttggttcttctttatgaaCAAACTGACGTTGTCGTGTTGTTCTTCCTCTGGTAGGTTTGGATGCGGGAAAGATCAAGCAAGTGGGGGTCATCTGCGGGCAGGAGAGCACCAGGCGCATTGGGGATTACAAGGTCAAATACGGCTACACTGACATCGACCTACTCAGGTGAGTGGCCGGCCCAGCTGCCCCCATTTGTAAGACCAGAGGCCTCGGGCAGATGCAGATTTTAGGCTCTAGGGACAAAAGGTACAGTTGGGGTAGTTTGGAGCCCAAGGAGATTCTTTCGTTCTCCTGGAGAGGTTGGTGTGGGGCAGGCCCTGGACCCAGCAGGCAGCAGGCCAGGAGTTGGGGTCCTGTAGAGCTAGGCTGGCAAGGGGTTAGGTGGGGAGCTGGGCCAAAGCCAAGGGCAGCAACCAGTGCCACAGGGCCTGGCAGGAGAGACCAGAGTTGGCATGAGCTGCCTGGTGTGGATAGAGACAGACCAAAGGCCTGTTAGTCAGTATTGTCATGActggggccaggctggggctACCAGATGGCTTGTCCCTTCTGCATGCCACTCACTGCTCATAGCAAGCAGACGGTGATAGTAACGTGAGCCTTCATGCAAGCCCGTGCACAGTTTTTTACATCCATTCTCTTATTCAGTCCTCAGCCCCTATGAAGTGGGTGCTGTTATTGCCCCAAAGGTATTTTCGTATGAGGAAACTGACACATGTAGACACTAGGTAGCCTGCCTGGTCTCAGGGCTAATAGTGGGCTTAGGcaagacttgaacccaggcaggctGAACTCAGAGCTCGTGTCCTGAACTACGGTGACCCTGTATGTGagaacactgtgtgtgtgtgtgtgtgtgtgtgtgtgtgtgtgtgtgtgtgtgtgtgtgtgtgtgtgtctctgtgtgtgtctgtgtgtgtctgtgtgtgtatgtgatgccCATCTTGTGTCTTAGAAAACGTGTTACAGCTCCTTACCCTCACAAGGTTTAAATAATTACATTTGGAACCTTTTGTCTCTCATTTGTCGGGTACTGTTTGCTTTATGGAAAGATCCATCTGTGGTTTAAAACAATTCAAACAGTGCCCAGGATATGCAGTGAAAAGTgaatcttcctcccaccccaggcGCAGACTCCTTCCTCAGAAGCTGCTAGTTTCTGAGGTATCCTTCCCTGGAGTTTCTGTGTACATGCGCGCGTGTGTGCGTACCGCATGCACTGTGCGTGGCGCGTGCTTGTTGAGGGTGGGGCAGGAGCAAGTTGCCTTTTCAAAACACCCACGAATGCTAGCATTCCGCGCCCAGTGTTGTGCACCTCACTTTTTTCAGTATAGGCACCCACTCCTCCAGGCCTGCACACCTACAGTTTAGGCTGGCAGCATTCCTGGTAACGGTTGCTAGGATTCCAGTGTGTAGCTGTCAGCACTCACCTAACCCGCCCCTACTGATGACCCGGCCGTCAGGATGTTGCCAGGCTCACTCGTTCACGTCCTGTCGCCAGCAGCATCTTCTTGTCCTTaccctgtgtgcatgtgtgcgtgctgCGGCTTCCTCATACTGACCAGCTCTGATGGTGCATCAGTTCATAGTCCCACTGCAGCTAGAGTGTATGTGGGGCCTGGGTCAGCTTGGAGGAGCCCAAGAGGACCGGGCTTTTAAAAGAGAACCCATCTCTCTGcctgtcccaccctccccctgccaccccccgGCTCTGTGGACAGGAAATGTGGAGTGGGACCAGGATTGGGCATTTGACCTCGGCCGTTGTGACCCCAGCCTCCCCCTGGCTTTCCTGGCCCTCTGAGCTTTATTTTAAGAGCTGCCCTCAGAAGACAGGTCTGGTTTTctggttttctctctcctctctcctctctttctttccctcttgtcagatgtgtgttttattttacattctggGTGTAGATTCTTCTCACCAGAATAAATGTCCCCAGAGGGCCATTCCAAGCACAGCTGTCCCCTCTGCTCTCTTCCCACAGCGCTGCCAAGTCCAAGCCCATCATCGCGGAGCCTGAAATCCACGGTGCACAGCCCCTGGATGGGGTGACTGGCTTCCTGGTGCTGATGTCCGAGGGGCTGTACAAGGCCCTGGAGGCAGCCCACGGGCCTGGGCAGGCCAACCAGGTGAGCTGGGCCCGAGCAGAGCATGGCTGGCCAGCCTGCAGGGTGGCATGCTCCCCAGAGCTTGATTTTCACATGCTTTCACCAGACATCTTCTCTGGGTTCAAAGCTGGGGAAAGAAAAAGCCCAGAGTTCCAAGAACACCCATCCTACCCAAGAGCTTTGCTCATCTGGGCTTGAAGTAGTGTCAGTCCCCAGGGCCCTGAGCAAAGCCTAAGGGAAGAGGGTGAGGGAAATGAATTTCCACAGGCACACGTGGCTCTGGACACTGTCTGGGAAGGGCCCCCGGTGGGCCGCGGAGGAAAGCCCAGCAGGGGCGCGGCCTGGTACATAGAGCGCTGGCCAAGGAGTGGTGCGGCCCGCCCAGGTCCCGCTCCACTGCCTCCTTCGCTTCCCTCTTTGAGCTGCAGATGATACACAGTTCATTCCTTGTTTCTGAGATGGGGATGATGACATCTACCTTTGTGGGGTTGTGATGAGAGCTGGGCATGGTAGACATAGGTTCTCAGCCAGGGGGAGCTGCTGCTTTTTCCTACACCTTGGAATGCACGTGTCAGATGGCCGTCACTAAAGTGGGACTTGGAGGCAGTCACATCGGGGATGATCTTGAAGGGAAGCTGCCTTTACCTGACCTGGGCTTGCTGGGTCAGTCAGAGAAGTTCAGCTTGTGTTTCTCCTTCCATCTGTGATTCTGGTGAGAAGGTAACCTTTTCTGCTCTGtcctaattaaaaataatgtgggAAAGTCTTAGGTACCTAACCGTCTCCTAATACCTGTGTTCAAggtttttcatctattttatctCATTCCTTCCAGTAGCCTTATAACATAGTTAGGGGCAGGGGCTCACTGCCATGTCAAGCTAGGGAACTTGGAGTTCAGGGTCTTGCCTGAGGTGACAAAGCTGGTCAGCGCTGGAGCTGAGCCCCCCCGGACCGGGCCCAGGTCATTTCGTGTTACCTGCCCCTGCCCTCCTACCTCCAAGAGACTGCAGCCAGCCATCATGTAGAggattttgtgtttatattttttatcttaccataaatgtgatttttttttcctttctttgctcttcGCCATAAGACTATCCTATGACTTCTACTGGGTTCTAGAATACACTGGACAGTGGAtttctctgagggcaggaacCCTCTCTTCATCCTGTATCCTCAATTTCTGACAAAATCTCGACATATCATCTCCTACAATAAGTTTGTTCCAGGAAAGAAAGCTGAATAATAATGACAATTTGTACTGAGCTTTTTGGTAGTTTCCGAAGTGCCCTCACATCCATtatgttatttaatcctcactgtAATGCAGTGAGGTGGATATTATCCCCCATTTTTTTGGTGTTTGGAAGCCAAAAATCAGAGAAATCACAAGGTCACACCTTTTCTAATGAGAAAGTTCCAAATGAATTATCCTGAATACCTTAAGAAGCTCAGGTTGCAGCCTTAGCTGGTGGGGACGTCCGTCCCCTTGCTTGGCTGGTGACCCCTCAGTGTCCTGATTCGGCGGTGAAGGTGTGGCCTGCACCCCCTGCGCCCCCTCGTTCCTCACCAGGTTTGTGCTCCCCCCGCCCGCAGGAGATCGCCGCCATGATCGACACAGAGTTCGCCAAGCAGACTTCCCTGGACTCGGTGGCCCAGGCCGTGGTGGACCGGGTGAAGCGTATCCACAGCGACACCTTCGCCAGCGGCGGGGAGCGTTCCAAGTTCTGCCCCAGGCACGAGGACATGACCCTGCTGGTGCGGAACTTCGGCTACCCGCTGGGAGAGATGAGCCAggcggcccccgcccccgccccaggtaTGGGTGCCGCAGGCCTGCGCCCGGGGCCGTCCg is a genomic window of Kogia breviceps isolate mKogBre1 chromosome 12, mKogBre1 haplotype 1, whole genome shotgun sequence containing:
- the TAB1 gene encoding TGF-beta-activated kinase 1 and MAP3K7-binding protein 1 isoform X2, which encodes MAAQRRSLLQSEQQPSWTDDLPLCHLSGVGSASNRSYSADGKGTESHPPEDNWLKFRSENNCFLYGVFNGYDGNRVTNFVAQRLSAELLLGQLSAEHTEADVRRVLLQAFDVVERSFLESIDDALAEKASLQSQLPEGAPQHQLPPQYQKILERLRALEKEISGGAMAVVAVLLNNRLYVANVGTNRALLCKSTVDGLQVTQLNVDHTTENEDELFRLSQLGLDAGKIKQVGVICGQESTRRIGDYKVKYGYTDIDLLSAAKSKPIIAEPEIHGAQPLDGVTGFLVLMSEGLYKALEAAHGPGQANQEIAAMIDTEFAKQTSLDSVAQAVVDRVKRIHSDTFASGGERSKFCPRHEDMTLLVRNFGYPLGEMSQAAPAPAPAAGGRVYPVSVPYSSAQSTSKTSVTLSLVMPSQGQLVNGAHGASTLDEATPTLTKARP
- the TAB1 gene encoding TGF-beta-activated kinase 1 and MAP3K7-binding protein 1 isoform X3; translation: MAVVAVLLNNRLYVANVGTNRALLCKSTVDGLQVTQLNVDHTTENEDELFRLSQLGLDAGKIKQVGVICGQESTRRIGDYKVKYGYTDIDLLSAAKSKPIIAEPEIHGAQPLDGVTGFLVLMSEGLYKALEAAHGPGQANQEIAAMIDTEFAKQTSLDSVAQAVVDRVKRIHSDTFASGGERSKFCPRHEDMTLLVRNFGYPLGEMSQAAPAPAPAAGGRVYPVSVPYSSAQSTSKTSVTLSLVMPSQGQLVNGAHGASTLDEATPTLTNQSPTLTLQSTNTHTQSSSSSSDGGLFRSRPAHSLPPGEDGRVEPYVDFAEFYRLWSVDHGEQSVVMAP
- the TAB1 gene encoding TGF-beta-activated kinase 1 and MAP3K7-binding protein 1 isoform X1, which codes for MAAQRRSLLQSEQQPSWTDDLPLCHLSGVGSASNRSYSADGKGTESHPPEDNWLKFRSENNCFLYGVFNGYDGNRVTNFVAQRLSAELLLGQLSAEHTEADVRRVLLQAFDVVERSFLESIDDALAEKASLQSQLPEGAPQHQLPPQYQKILERLRALEKEISGGAMAVVAVLLNNRLYVANVGTNRALLCKSTVDGLQVTQLNVDHTTENEDELFRLSQLGLDAGKIKQVGVICGQESTRRIGDYKVKYGYTDIDLLSAAKSKPIIAEPEIHGAQPLDGVTGFLVLMSEGLYKALEAAHGPGQANQEIAAMIDTEFAKQTSLDSVAQAVVDRVKRIHSDTFASGGERSKFCPRHEDMTLLVRNFGYPLGEMSQAAPAPAPAAGGRVYPVSVPYSSAQSTSKTSVTLSLVMPSQGQLVNGAHGASTLDEATPTLTNQSPTLTLQSTNTHTQSSSSSSDGGLFRSRPAHSLPPGEDGRVEPYVDFAEFYRLWSVDHGEQSVVMAP